ATGAGCATCACTTCCATGGCCCTGAATCACACCGCGTTTTTGACACCGAACAGCCGGACCGTCTTCTCCGCCATCCGTCGAAACAGTATTATTACCCTGGCGGGTGTCACCGCTGGGGTGATCTATCTGTGCTATATTTTCTTTTCCTTTGATGTCGGCGGACTGATCAGCAAAGCCCGGCCGGGCCGGGCACTGCTGCTGGCCACGGATGCCGTGGCCCACAAGGTGCATGTCACCCGGAACCTGCGGGGGACAAGTTCATTGACGGTAGCCGTGGAAGGAGAACGGACTGCCACCTATGACACCCCGCCCGCCTGGGTGAAACAATCCGGGGACCTTGTCCGGGTGGATCTGGGCAAAGGGGTGACCGTCGAGATGCAGGAAACCGTTTTGATCCTGACGATCCCCGACTATGGCCACATCCGGGTGGAAGTGACCGGATCAGGCATCGAAACCGATCTGCCGGAAGGAAAAACTCCCCCGGACTGGCTCCGGGCCACTTCCGCCAAGTTTGATGCCCGGCCGTCCTTAGGTCAGCGGATTCAGGTGTCCCGGGCCCGCATGGAAGTACACCGGTATTTCGGAGGATGGGAAAATTTTTTCTTTCCCTTCCGGTCGGAACTGGCCGGATCTTCTTTCCCGGAGATCATCCGACTGGCATTTTCCAGTGACCGGCGCCAGCCGGAGACACCCAACTGGAAACTGATATTCAACACCTTCTGGAACAATCCGGACTGGCAGCATGGCAATGTGTTTATCGCGTTGCTGGAAACTTTTCTCATGGCGGTTCTGGGGACCCTTACCGCAGCTCTGGCAGGACTGCCCCTGGCCATTCTGGCGGCCTCCAACTTCACTCCGTCCCAGGTGCTGCGGTTTGCCGTCCGCCGGGTCTTTGACTTTCTCAGAGGCATTGACATGCTGATCTGGTCATTGATCTTTATCCGGGCCTTCGGTTTAGGGCCGCTCACCGGGGCCCTGGCCATCGCCTTCACCGACACCGGTTCGCTGGGAAAACTGTTTTCAGAAGCCCTGGAAAACGTGAACAAACGGCAGATGGAAGGAGTCAGCGCCACCGGGGCCAACCGGTGGCAGTTCTACCGGTTCGGAGTCATTCCCCAGATCATTCCCGTATTTGTCTCCCAGGGCCTGTATTACCTGGAGTCCAACATCCGGTCCGCCACCATCATCGGGGCCCTCGGGGCCGGGGGCATCGGCCTGATGCTGGTGGAAACCATGAACACCCAGCGGGATTGGGAAAACACTGCCTACCTGATCCTGCTGACCGTCGGCTTGGTCATCATCATGGACACGCTTTCCGGAAAACTGCGAAAACGGCTCATTCACGGGGTGGCGCAAAAAAACTCGATAAATCAATGACATCCAGGAACAATAAGGAGATACCATGAAAATTACCCACTTGACCAAACAGTTCGGCACAGTTACAGCCGTCAATAAAGTATCCTTTGCTATTGACACCCCCCAGATGGTCGGGATCATCGGTCCTTCCGGGGCCGGTAAATCCACGCTGCTGCGCATGATCAACCGGCTCACCGATGCCTCCGGCGGCAGCATCGAGATGAACGGCCGGGATATTCTTGCGCTGAAAGGAAAAGAAAAACGAAAATGGCAGCGGGACTGCGCCATGGTCTTCCAGCAGTTCAACCTGGTACCCCGCCTGGATGTGGTGACCAATGTCCTGCTGGGCCGGCTCAACGGATATTCCACAGTGAAAAGCCTGTTCAGTATTTTCGGCAAAGAAATGGTGGATGAAGCACTGACTGCCCTGGACCGCCTGGGGATTGCCGGCCAGGCCCTTCAGCGGGCCGAAACCCTGTCCGGGGGGCAGCAGCAGCGGGTGGCCATTGCCAGGGCGTTGATGCAGACCCCCAAAATGGTGCTGGCAGACGAACCCATCGCCTCCCTGGACCCGTTGAGCGCGGAAAAAGTCATGACCGCGCTGCGAGAGATCCGGGACCGGGATCAACTCACCGTCATCTGCAACCTGCATACCCTCGACACCGCCAGAACATACTGCGACCGGGTGATCGGCATGCTCCAGGGTAAAATCGTGTTTGACGATGTGCCGGCAAAACTGACCCCGGCCGTGGTCAAAGACATTTACGGCGCCGATACAGAGCTCAATGAGTCCGTGACCTCCACCTCGATGGTCACGCCGGTCAGAAAACCGAGCCCCCGCAGCCTGGCACCGGCCATGGCTGCTCTGTCAGCTGGTTGATCATCAAAGGGTTTGCCGAAGAATGCCGCCGTCCGTCAGTCCAGAGCAATCGCTGATGATCCCCATGAACAGGAAGTGATGGACTGGATCGAAACCGTTTCTGAATCAGACGGCTGGACGTGGGATCATGGAAAAGCCCTGCATATCAGAACGAAAAAATGCCCTTTCTGGAAGAGGTCATCGCCACCATTCCGGATCAGGGCGGACTGATCGTGGAAATCAAATGCGGGCCTGAAATCCTGCCGGTCTCCAGCAGATTGCGGCAGACACCCCCAAAAAAGACCGGTTGATCTTTATCAGTTTTGGATGGGAAACCATTTTAGCCGCTAAAAACAGGTTTAACAGATAAAATCAAGACATGTGCCGATAACGGGCTCAACGGCATTGACCTGTACTATAAAATAATTGACGCTGAAATGATTGAACAGGCGCATCGATCCGGACTGGAAATCCTGTGCTGGACAGTCGACGATCCGGTAAAAGCCCGGCAATTGATTGATCTGGGGGTAACCGGCATTACAACCAACAGACCCGCTTGGCTGAAATCAAACGTCACCCGGGGCTTTCATGGAGGACCAGGAACCGCGATGCGCAATCCTGTGTCTGAAGCGTTTAAGCTGACGGGCCGCGCCAAGGTGCTTGAAAAAGGCGGCTGAGCTTCTCGCGGTCCCGTCCAGTGATGGGTTCGGTGATCAATTCTGTTTGATTAGACCTCTTGACGTCAATAATTCTTCAACCAAATCTCCATTTTTCACTGTGAATCCGATATCAACCCATTGATTTTTCAAAACCATCTTAAAAATCCTGTCTCGGCTTGGACGATCGTTGTCATTTGGAAACCACACTTTAAAACTACCAGTGCCATGAATTCGCCACTTTCCACTCTTGAGTGTGGGCTTAAGCACAACAACACTTTCAATATCTGCTATTTTAACAACCTTTTTTTTACACGTCGGAAAGTAATAGTTAAAAAAGGTGATATTCTCGTTTGTTATACAAACTAATTCATCATTATACGTTGATTTCATATATGTGCTTCTCCAACCGAACGTTCCGGCTCACCGGACCCGGACCTGCGCTGTTTGCGGGGTCCGAGTGTAGCCGGTGGTTATTTCACGATTTCTTTTTTGTACTCAAACAACTTGAACGCATTATTTGGATCTGGCTGAAATTCACCAATCTTTGTATAACCAAACTTTTCATAAAAGTGGTGGTTTCGATAGGCTTTATATGGTGTTGCAAGTGTCCAAGCTTTTGCGCTGCTATATTGTTTTTCAATTAACTCCACTGTCATGGAGCCAATTCGCTTGTTTTGATATTTTTCAGAAATGAAAAAGTACTTTATTTCTATCAGTTCTTTATATGATGGGATGATGCAAATGCCACCAGCAAGCTCATCATTGTATTGAATTTTATAATAATGGCCTTTTTCAATTTCTGATTGATGCCAAGCTAACGACTCAATTCCCGGAGGATAAGAGCCGTACTGCTCATAATCACCAGTAAAAGCCTCAACACTGATTGATTTCAGCATTTCTGCATCCTCAATTTTTGCCAAAGAGAGTGTAATCGTCAATTTTATTCCCTGCTGTTTAAACCGTGAATTCATATGACATATCGCACATAACGCCGTCTGTCACCTGCCGGAAGGGGAGTGCAGATTATGCAAATGGCAAAAAGGTTGAAAAGCTTCAGGCTTGGCCAAAGCCAAGGTAGCCCGCCCCTTCCGGTCTGAGTGTACAGGCTTGTTAGCGAAATTATTTTTGATTCTTCTAAAAATAGTTCACCTATTGTCAATTTTCTTTGCGGTAATAATAGTGAAAGAGTGTGCATTTACAGTTAAAATAGCATTATATTCGAAACATTTGAAATAATGATTTTTCCCCTTTGTGTCTATATTTTCAAGAAGAGTCGACAAAATAATTTTTTTCAAGAATATTTCTGTTTCACTATCTGAAAAGCGGACGATTTCCAGATTTCTCCTTATTCTCGAAAATCCTAAAGGGGTATTTCTGAATTTATCGGCTATTGATGTTCTTAAAGTTTCGTTCATTTTTTTTTGCTAACGCCGAAAATCATCGGCAAAATAAAGATGCAGAGTGAAGCGATGAAGCTTTATTTTGTCCGAGTGAATTTGAATGGTTATACCTATTTTACTGTTTTTAGAAAAAAAATTGTATATACCCTGAACAATCCCCATTATGATGCATGTGACATAGGTTAATCTCTGGGGAAAACTTATGTTTTATTCCAAGTTCTTCAAGCCAGCATTTGATTCTGTAAAGTACACCACATTCATACTTGCCTATGGCACCTAATCTTTTTACACCTTCATAGGCAAAGCATTTTCCTTGATTAAATACCCATGTCATTTTGTTCTCTTCAGAAAAATTAAAGCTAACATTCATAAAATCAGGTATTATCAATTTAGAAGCTTCAATAAAAAACACCTTAAATTCTTCAAAGTTTTCAATGTCTTTCTTAAATCCCAAAACACTCCTAATTCTTTTTAGTTCAATTGAAGACATTGATTTAATGGCGGATTTATTAATTTTATTTGTTGTCTCAATCCCAAATTCTTGCAGGCAATGAAAAAACCACATACCGTCATGTGTCATCCAACACTTATTTAAAAGATCAATTGTTTCTTTTTTGGTAATAGCATCACTTGGTTTCAAAACTACCGCCTCCTTCACCTCAGTTTATTGTAACTTTACATCATAACGTTGCAAATAACCGGCTGGGAAAAGGCGCAGAGCGAAGCGGCGCGGCTTTTCCCAGTCCGAGTTAATTTGCCTTGTTAGCCGCCAATTGGTGTACACAGCTCAATTATTGAGCCCTCAGCGGATCTGACATACCCAACAACTTGCCCCCAAGGTTTTTCTTCCGGCTCTTTTATCGGTAATGCACCGGCTGAAACGGCTTTTTCATATGCTGCTGAAACATCTTCGGTTACAAAAGCCAGCTCAATTCCTAAGGGTGTGTCATTGATATTTGATTTTGTATATTTGCCGCCCAAGTTCATATCACCCATTTCGTGGGAAGCAAAAGCTAATATTGTTTCGCCTGTATCCAACTCCCCATAGGCTTTAGATTC
Above is a window of Desulfotignum balticum DSM 7044 DNA encoding:
- a CDS encoding DUF3781 domain-containing protein; its protein translation is MNETLRTSIADKFRNTPLGFSRIRRNLEIVRFSDSETEIFLKKIILSTLLENIDTKGKNHYFKCFEYNAILTVNAHSFTIITAKKIDNR
- the phnE gene encoding phosphonate ABC transporter, permease protein PhnE — protein: MSITSMALNHTAFLTPNSRTVFSAIRRNSIITLAGVTAGVIYLCYIFFSFDVGGLISKARPGRALLLATDAVAHKVHVTRNLRGTSSLTVAVEGERTATYDTPPAWVKQSGDLVRVDLGKGVTVEMQETVLILTIPDYGHIRVEVTGSGIETDLPEGKTPPDWLRATSAKFDARPSLGQRIQVSRARMEVHRYFGGWENFFFPFRSELAGSSFPEIIRLAFSSDRRQPETPNWKLIFNTFWNNPDWQHGNVFIALLETFLMAVLGTLTAALAGLPLAILAASNFTPSQVLRFAVRRVFDFLRGIDMLIWSLIFIRAFGLGPLTGALAIAFTDTGSLGKLFSEALENVNKRQMEGVSATGANRWQFYRFGVIPQIIPVFVSQGLYYLESNIRSATIIGALGAGGIGLMLVETMNTQRDWENTAYLILLTVGLVIIMDTLSGKLRKRLIHGVAQKNSINQ
- a CDS encoding VOC family protein, whose protein sequence is MKYGYTIVYVSSVVETLEFYHRAFGFDVKFVHESKAYGELDTGETILAFASHEMGDMNLGGKYTKSNINDTPLGIELAFVTEDVSAAYEKAVSAGALPIKEPEEKPWGQVVGYVRSAEGSIIELCTPIGG
- a CDS encoding DUF6125 family protein; this encodes MKPSDAITKKETIDLLNKCWMTHDGMWFFHCLQEFGIETTNKINKSAIKSMSSIELKRIRSVLGFKKDIENFEEFKVFFIEASKLIIPDFMNVSFNFSEENKMTWVFNQGKCFAYEGVKRLGAIGKYECGVLYRIKCWLEELGIKHKFSPEINLCHMHHNGDCSGYIQFFF
- a CDS encoding GNAT family N-acetyltransferase gives rise to the protein MTITLSLAKIEDAEMLKSISVEAFTGDYEQYGSYPPGIESLAWHQSEIEKGHYYKIQYNDELAGGICIIPSYKELIEIKYFFISEKYQNKRIGSMTVELIEKQYSSAKAWTLATPYKAYRNHHFYEKFGYTKIGEFQPDPNNAFKLFEYKKEIVK
- a CDS encoding glycerophosphodiester phosphodiesterase; this translates as MYYKIIDAEMIEQAHRSGLEILCWTVDDPVKARQLIDLGVTGITTNRPAWLKSNVTRGFHGGPGTAMRNPVSEAFKLTGRAKVLEKGG
- the phnC gene encoding phosphonate ABC transporter ATP-binding protein is translated as MKITHLTKQFGTVTAVNKVSFAIDTPQMVGIIGPSGAGKSTLLRMINRLTDASGGSIEMNGRDILALKGKEKRKWQRDCAMVFQQFNLVPRLDVVTNVLLGRLNGYSTVKSLFSIFGKEMVDEALTALDRLGIAGQALQRAETLSGGQQQRVAIARALMQTPKMVLADEPIASLDPLSAEKVMTALREIRDRDQLTVICNLHTLDTARTYCDRVIGMLQGKIVFDDVPAKLTPAVVKDIYGADTELNESVTSTSMVTPVRKPSPRSLAPAMAALSAG